Genomic segment of Panicum virgatum strain AP13 chromosome 9N, P.virgatum_v5, whole genome shotgun sequence:
tgtaggccaacattcagcaccgtatagcatcgccggacgaattgctgtcctatagaatttgccttttagcttttatggcaccctcttgtcacaaaggatgccagaagcttgccgccatttcaaccagccagctgaaattctatgcctaacatcttcatcaatgtcgccaagGCTATTGTAAGGAAACAAAAATAATTGCTGAGGAGATCTTGATGAACCTAGCAGAATGATCTGCCTGAAATAAATCCTTGGATCTGTACAGACTTGTCTTTGTGTAAATCACTGTTTTATCCTATTGGTGCATCTTCAGAGACTTGATTTGAGACCGTAGGATAAGCAGTCGATATACAaactactcgagcgagcgagtagagTGTTTTCATGGAGTAACCTCTGTAGTTTatcagttaggatgaatccTGTCAGATTATCCAGATAGAAAAAACTGTATAGAGATATCCATAATCTACCCGAGCGAGCGAGTAGAGTGTCTAACtcgtagactggagtaactattaagattgaccagttaggatgaaccccgtcgggttaccccaaTAGGACAAATTTTGACAGTATCCAAaacatactcgagcgagcgagtaatTGTGCCTTGAACTCAAGGCTGGAAGTACCTTTagagttgacctgttaggatgaaccctgtTGGGTTACCCAAGTtggacaaactagtaaaggtattcatggacctactcgagccagcgagtaggttaTGTCCTATATAACGGACAAGGATGTGGCATGTATAGTTATCCAGTTCGGATGAAACTTAATAGGTTATCCTAGTAGAAAAAACGGTGTAGGCTATCCAAATTGGGCTATCCAGGTTGGTATGAATCTAAAAAGATTACCTTGGTTGGAAAAACCCTTTGATAAGTAGTCGATCATTGATGGTATTGAAATTGGGTTATCATATGAATCTGAAAAGATTACCCTGGTTGGAAAAACCCTTTGATAAGTAGTCGATCATTGATGGTATCAGGTTGATTGCTGCCTTTAATGTAATCGGGAGGTAATAGGAACCATTTTTCCttattaaagagatcaactgaCATCATCGTACAACTAAATCAAAgataaaacttgcgcaagtgTTCGATGTTCCAAGAATTGGGTACCTCATTACCATCAGCATCGGTAATTCTGTAAgatcctggtcttgtaactTTAAACATAATGAAAGGtccctcccatctggaattcaacttgtgcagtcctgttTCATCTTGGATTCATCGTAGAACTATATCTCCTATGTTAAAGGATCTTTGCTAGACATTACGGTCATGATAAgcatctgactccttgaagatatctagccgattgggtcAAAGCATTGATCCTAGCTTCTTCGACTgtatctaactcaagttgtcgagcttcatctactTCTCCCTCTTGATAAGcctctactcttggagatttccacatgatatctgcaGATAGTATAGCTTCTGATCCATAAGTGAGGAAGAAAGAAGATTGACTAGTTGCCTTGCTGGGCtgcgttcgcagcccccagactacatggggtagttcttgaatccactttcCACCTTTCTTAGAGTTGGCGTCGTAGAGTCTCTTTTTTAAGCCATCGAGTACCAAGCCATTGATGCGTTCCACTTAACCATTTGCCCGTgggtgagccactcaagcgtaTTTGACCTCTATGCAAGAATtctcacagaaatcccaaaatgATTGCGAGGTAAAGTTAGAACCCAGATCTGTAATGATAGTGTGAGGGAAACCAAACCGATGTATGATGtcggagatgaaatccactgctctatctgatgagattttGACAATgagcttgtactcgatccacttggtaaatttgtcgactgctaccagcacatgattgaatcctcctggagctacggtgAGGGGTCCGATCATGTTCAGACTCCAGCAGGCGAACGGCCACGATGGAGGGATTGTAATTAAGTTGTGTGCTGGGACATAAGtcttttttccaaaaaattgaCAGCCGGGACATCTTCTGACAAGTTCTTCTGCGCCTGATACGGCAGTTGACCAGAAAAAACCTGATATGTAAGCCTtaccgactagtgtccttgatgcagcatGATTACCACAGACTCCTTCATGTATTTCCCTGAGGATGTCCTTGCCTTcttcaagagtaacaaacttcaTGAGGGTGCCAGAGGCGGAGCGTTTGTACAGGTTGTCGCCAACGAAGACGAAACCCTTGCTTCACCTGATGATGCGTGCTGCTTCAGCGCTTTTGGCTTCGACATGcggtggaagcttgaattccttgatgaagtcgatgaatTGTATCCGCCAGTCTTCTTCGATCATCAATACCTCCCTGACTGTGGCCGAGGCCTCCGCGTCAGTAGTTTGTTGACTTTGAaccttgactgatggatgatTTAATTCATGTACAAAAACTCCGGGTGGAACggctgctcgagtagatccaagtttggaaaggacatcggctcccacgttgttgtcacAGTCtatgtggtggatttccaatcctgagaacttgttctcgagctttctgatttcttcaacaTACGCGTCCATTATATCCTTGTTGATGCGAGCGCGCTCAGCAGCTCGGGCCCTGTGCTCTCCCCTACGTTGATTTCTTGCTCTGCGGGCTGTTCGAGTAGCTTCATCTTTGTCTTGGGGGGCGTCTTGGGTCAGATCATCAACTGAGATCTGATCCGGAGTTTCATTGGGGTCATGCTGGCTGGGAGCACCCCCATCTTGCCGATTGATCAAGGAGACCAGACGTTCTGGAGTATAACTTTCAAGGTCTGATCCATAATCAGCTAGTTCGGTTCCCCCAGATCCGGTTTCCCGTATGGGTGTAAAGGGGGTACCGTGTTGGAACGGAAGATCATCGATGCTGGCAACTTCTCGAAGGTTGTCGAGTAGTCCTGCGAATGAGTAGTCATGGCAGGACTTAAGTTGAAACTTTGCCAACGCATCGATGATCGAATCCAGACTGTCATGAGATGACTCATCTGAATCTGAGTAGACGTCGAAAACGAGTGCCCCCCTGCTAGCGGTGGCTGAAGTGTTCTCGAACCTAGTGTTTTGTCCAAGCTATCTTCATGGGAAGGATAGATGGATTTGATTATCTGTTGGTTAGTAGATGATGCGTTGCGCAATCCAAAGATGCCCAAAGATGGGTCGAGCAGGGAGAGTCTCAACCCGAGTATATTTTGGGTCAaaatcaatctgagtccgagtggaaCCCAAATTGTCTTCGAGTTTCTGCGACAAAATTACCACTAAAGATcttcttgtaatatttaaaatgAGAGATTATCCTCACAAAGGACAACGTTAGTAGTTCCGACGACACTATTAACCATCTCTTCTTAAAATGCCATTATGCCAAATTCTACGATGTGCTATTTATGAATTGGTTGGCATTAGTCCACCAATAAATTTGAATAATATGTTCAACAAATGGATAGATCAAGGGATGGAGACAAAAATCGAACATTAGCTTGTTGACGGGATGGCAGCCTTGTGCTGCAGTGGTGGGCTAAATAGCTTACCAggaattatattattttttataaaagcTAAAGTAAAACTTTTCTGCATGTTCTGTTTAGGAAATATATTGGCTATGGTTATAGGCTCAGTTGTAGCGACATTAAGCCTAAGACCAATTGATTCAGACGTGTCGTACACCAGAACTGTCGGctacatttttttttactttccaTGGATGCATAGCGTTTTAGTTTGCGAATTAGAACTTGAGTTGGGCCTTTTGTTATTTTAAACTATTTGGTGTGAGTAGTGCTTGGCTATCATTCTTCTTTTGGATGAGGTGAAGCCGGAATTTTTTTCCATTAtctaaattttatttactataTCATTATAttattctctctctttttgcaGTGACTATAAAAGCGACTTTTCTACCTTTTTCCTTTGTTTGAGCAATCATGCCCCAGTAGTGCCAAATAATTCTGTGTAcgggctgtttttttttttgcaggagtTGATATGGAAATATTTAGCACGATCGAAGAAACTTTTATCCTTCGAGTAATCTTTATGACAAAGAAAGCTAACAAGCCAGCAAAGGAACTAAAGAAGCCAACTACGAGTGACGATCCTACTCCTTGCCCGTATATTTATACGCTTACAGCAGAGATGCGCATTGCTTAGCTTGTCGATCCTACGGCCAGTCCTACAAGCCGGAGACGAAAAGCGAAGAGAACCAGATGACGAGGTCCTCGCTGAGCTGGTgctgctcctcgccggcgaggcccacagcgccgccgccaacgtGCAGGCGGCAGAGCGGGCACGTCCGCCGGCAGCGCGCCAGCCAGCGGTCGACGCAGTCCCGGTGGAAGGCGTGGCCGCACGGCAGGCTCCGGATCTCCTCCCCGTCGCGGCACGCCGATATGCACACACAGCAGTACCCCGCCGCGCGGTCGTGCCCGCCGCGGTGTCGCCAGcgctcgccgtcggccgccACCTTCGTCCCGAcctccatgccgccgccggacaGGGCCGAGGAGAGCAGGGCCACCACCTGGCTCACCGTCACGGCCAGCATCGCCTATATATACCGTGCAagtgcagcagccagcagctagCGCCGGCGCGAAGCTCTAAGTTGCTCGGCCGGTTGGCTCGCATGCAGTGCGGCGAGTGATCAGTGAGGGAGTGAGAGACAGGGTGGACCAGGCAGGATCTGATGAGGCTGGATTGCGATGCTGCTTATAAAGATGATATCCATGGTGTGGAATCATTTGGGCGATcgagaggagaaaggggacagGGAAGGCGCAGCTAATACTAACCTCCTCTATCATGCAAAACTAATCTTTAATTTTCCTTGGGCACAAAGCGTCTGCGACGCGAAAGGGCCGGGCGGGCACTGTCGCATCTGCAGATCCCACATTCCCACTCGAGTTTTCAGTTTTCAGGAGGTACAAAGAAGACCAGGGTTTTAtgtgggaaaagaaaaaaaagttatgTTTACGGGTTTATGTGCGTTTCTCTGATCAATCTGGTTATCCAGAAATGATGTAGTTTTTCATAATACTCAAAAACAAAATGTTCTTCAAATTCTTTTCTGAGCCACTTATCTTACCAGGACTTGGGCGATTTTGCAAAAGGAGGAGAATAGAGACTTGATTGCAGATGCATGTCGCGCCTTGGATGTGAGATCCGTTGACGCTTTGGATGCGGAAAAGAGACAGCCAGCTTTTTCGCACCTTCAAGCATCGTAAACGACCagcaattaattaattaatattttTAATACAGAAAACTCAACTGGGTTTTGCAGTACTGTACATGGACTGCATCCGGCCATGCGGCGCTGCAGGCAGGCGGATGTGTCGGCTGACCTGACCTTAACCATGGCCGTGGGCAGCGAGGCTAGCTGTTGCTTCGTCAGCACACAAGCCTTTTCCGTGGCTACGCAACTTCAGTGACCTGTAAGGAACCGGCCGGCAAGAAAAGAGTGAGCGCGACTGCGTGATTCAGGTTAGGTACTCCgaccagccggccggccggagagCTATAGCTAGCTATCCTCCTCAGTCCGCACTGTGCACAGTGCTGGTGGTGGAGGTGAGCCGTCGCCGGCGAATGCCCGCAGCTGTAACCCTCCCCGTGGCGCGTCAGCATCACGGATCCTTGTGCCCGTGGATCGCGCTCCCGTCTTTGCACCTGGTTTAATTTGAGGTACATAGATTGCAGTTCCATTATTATGCAGAGGATTAGGCAGCAGGTTAACTGCCACATGAGTCATCAGTCTGCACATGGCCTTCGTTCATTCTATTGTCAAAATTGCATGTGGAATCGGCATACAATGCAACACTCTCCTCCTGTGTACTACATTCCAATCCCATCATTCCTTTCTGGAACGACGGCTTTCGGACAGAGAAGCTAGATTTCTGTTGCGGTTTCTGGTACCAGCAATTCTATAGTAGATGGTAATCCTATCTTTAGCTTTCACTTTGCCTGACAAAGCACCTTTCcttgtttttttagaaattgGATATCAGTGGCTCGTACCAGGGCATCCCATcccacacccacacccaagaaagaAGTGCCTGTCGACTGGCTAAGATCAGATCAGAAACAACATGTTTGGCAGGGTCAGATAATCGCTAACCTCAGGATACGGCAGCTTGGGATCCCCAGTCCTATTATTTCGTATATCATATATAGTTATATTCCAGCAAAATGAAAACGAAGCGGGAATGGTGCTGTTTGACAGTTTCATTATACTCATTGCTGTTGTCGAAGACAAAACCGCCTTCCCAACAGCAGTCATGTCATGTAACCACTCTAGTTTCATATAGAGAAATAAAGCGTGTACTTCATCAACAGGGCAATGATGATTTACAACAATCACCGATCTTTTTTTCCGAGACCCTAttattgttggtgatatgcccaagagacCAATCATAATAATGTGAATTAAAAGCCCCTATGGATATTGATCCATGAGCAATTAGAGTTAGTAATAGGTCTACATGGTCGAGACCCATTAGCACACTCTATCGTTGTGTTcgtttggctgtggctggtggctggtgcagatttgttatgagagaacagtactgctgactgcctgatagctggtggctggtgttgatttagtatgagagaacagtactgttgGCTGGTTGGTTGACAAGCCAAGAGAACACAGCGTATATATGCATGGGAGGGGACTAAGGGCGCCACCATCTTGCTacgccctaaaccctagccgccctccctcCTAGCCATGGCTCCCTTCCGGCCTTGCGCGCGGTGCTAGCACATCGGCGCACGGCATTCCATCTCTCGTATGTGTGGACTCCATGAAAGTGTTGCTAATGTTGCAGTGCTGATCGGCGAGAAGGAGACGATCCGTTAGTGACATGATCGAGTACTTCCTCTACCTCGACGCTTGATTACGTTAGATCGAGTCTACTTCAACATATCTTCCGCTGTGTTGTGCGTCTATTGGTAACGATCTATGGTCTACTACTCGCAAGTTTTTTTGGGTAAACACGGTAGTTGATAATTGTTACAGGTAGCGTAGGCTACCCgtttttttttttacacatACTTCAGCATGTATTTATTAAGAGAAAGAGAGTTACAAAAACGCAGCTTCAAGACAATCCTCAAAGCGTAGAGTTAGAAGCTAACCACACGTTCGTTGGGAAACTTTCTGCCTTTTGGTACAAGACAAGATTCCATCCTACCTACAGTCAACATCAGCAAAAAACATGAGTCTATCTATATTTTATTATACTATAAGAAACCAAAACAATTGATATTGCCTCCCACCAAAAAAATTACCTCCACCCTGTCACAGGGGGCCCACTGATCAGCAAGTTTTTCGTCGCTCCCAGCCTCGACGAAACGGACCATCGTTAAAACCAATGATTCCGCAATGTTTCTGCCGTCCGAACTCTTTTTTTCTCACCGCGAAACCTACCCTCCCCGCGAAACCTACCCTCCTTGATCGCTGCCTTTCCGTGATGGACACAACTCATCCGGCGGCCAGGCGGGTGCGCTTTGCCCTTCCGTGATTGCAGCCGGCGGCCACGTGGAAGAGCTTTGGCCATCCGTGATTGCAGCCGGCGGCCTTTCGTGATTTCCTTCTATAGACCATCGTGATTTCCTTGGTTTCCTTGATCCAGCCCGCCGGTGACCGCCACATCCGCCTGCTCCCCTCGAGCCGAAGCAAGGTCGATCAAGGTCCTGGTCTCCTGGACATTGGAGACAAGATGATTCTTGTTTATTAGTTTTCTATGAATATAaaatctctttatttttttgcaaaactattggttactgaactttttttttgctaaaacTTTTGAAAGTCCTTTGCAACATGTATAtcttttttataaataaaatattgttagtctctacaacttttataatATAAATTTATTATGTATTAGGATTTTTTGAAACACGTACGGTTataaagcgagtaaggttttCACCCAATTTTTTGGTTTGGTTCGTTCTAAGTCATTGACAAGTGGACCTTAGTTTATTCCGTATGCGAGTTGGATTAGTCTTTCATTAATCGGAATTCTAATTGGAACTTGGACAAATCAATCATAATCATAATCGGACTCGAATAATCAATCGGAATCCCATCGGATCCCAGACAATCGGTGTCTAGCATGATCACAACATGGCCCATACACGAAGAATGAGCACAAAGTTGGTGATATTATTTTGCTGATATTATGTAGATCTATTATattacccgtagcaacgcacgggcactatGCTAGTTACAGAAAATGGACGGAACCACAGCAGATACAGAGCAACTGATCACAAAAAGAGGTGCTTAATTAAACAGCTAATTGCTCAAGCAAGGACAAAAAGCTATACTTTTGGAACAATGGCATGTTTAAAAATTCCTGCCGATGTTCAAGCCTTTACCTTCTCTCCATCCAAACGAGAATACAAATCATTTATTAGTTTCCCCTTTTCCAAATGTGATCAGTTGGATGTAAGCCGTTTGGTGAGCACTTTGATTATTTCCTTCTCCCACCCATCTAATTTTTCCAATCTCAATTTGGATGACCTGAATCCAATCTCAGTTTGTTCTGAATCTTCCTTGAAAGTATGCATGATGACCTGAATCCCGAATCATGTTAACATCTACATAGAGAAACGACAATTCATGGCCGAAAACATAatatattttttcctttctttgacTTTTTCCCACTCTGTCAATGCAAGAAACAGGTCGCCAGCACATGTGAATTATCGTACGGGATTAGCGCAGGGGCGACCGAGCTAGACTCTGTTATGAACCTTCACCTTCAAATCACAATAGCAAGAGTACAATAAGTAATCTGGGTACAATTTTGAAGGAGAATTGGAGAGATTAGGCAGGGAATAGCATGAACTAGGGTTAGGAATCAAGAACAGCAAAGGGATAACGGGAAGGCAGTCTTGAGGAGGAAGACGATGTCACTATCTGTCCGATGCTCTTCTCTATCGTGGCCTGTCTTTATGTATTGTTGGCTCCTTCTAATCCATAAGTTGGCCCATTCACTTGATGAGCCCATACATTGGCCCACTACATTACCACAGGTAGCCTGGGTCATGACATTCCTCCTCCCTTGAAAATCGGCTTGCCCCCAAGCCGATGAGAAGAAATTCTTGAAGGTATGCTTTACACCACCTGGATCCCAAGGCAGCATAATCTGATATGCACACAAACAGTGCTTCTCTGATTGCTTATCAGCTTCAGTTGTGCCCCAACAGTACTTGATCACACCTGTGGCTGCTTTGCGACTGATGCTACAATCAGTAGATACCTCAAAAATGTTCAGGAACTTTGCAAATGCTTTCAGTAGTGAGATATCATCACTGTCCTCGGTAAGCCTCACTAGTAAACATGCAACCGTGTCACATGGAACTCCAGGAGCTATGTCATCAGAAGCAAAGAAGTGCAATAGACACTTCTACCCTGAACTGAATCCTCCTCTGCTTTGTGAGAATTATTGCATTGCTGAACTGAAATGAATTCCAATTTGATCCACCCCTCAAAAGCAACTGATGTATGTCTTGCACATGGGAAACTTCTTTTCTCCATGATTTGGTGGTACCAGTCTCATGATGGCCATTAAGGAACCATCTGCAAGTATTTCTCAATTTTGTGTGGATCAAGAAGCTCTCAACTTGTTCTGAATGGTTACTACGACCACATGCAACTGCATAGTCGGCTCTAGGACTACTCATGCCATTAACAGAATTATAAGCAgtcaaaattgaaaaaaaaatggctTCAAAACATTGCATGAAATTGCTTCTGACCACAATAGCATTTTCTCTGAATTTCTCTAGAACCAGAGAGCAACCAGTGCTTGTTCAGGTACAGAAAGAGCACTAGAAATGCCTGCACATACCTTCATAAGTTTTGCATATAGGATGGCAAAATGCATGATTTGAGTGCTGACCATTGAACTGGTTGATTCATTTCTTTGGTGCCATATCAATACTATTATGAGCTGAAATGTGCTTGATTTGTAAAGAATTCTGAACCACAATATCAAATACCAGTCATAATCATAGATGCCTACTTCCCATAAGCATGTTGCCATATTGTCAGAATGTCAGATACCCAGACAGCGATTTGCACAATCAAAAAGCTTTCCATCAGATTCATATAAGAACAGTGCACATCATTCCACAATAATTCTTCCAAGGCATGTAGGAAAACAAGGGAATTGCAGAGTTGATGCAGATCTGAACTCCATATCCAGATAGGTGGTGACCAAGGAATTTTCCATTGAATGCATAAAACATTGACTCTGTGCTTAGATTTCTTGGAGTCATCACACTGTAGCTTTCCAGAAATGCACTGAGCAAATCTAGCTGTGCAGCTAAGCATAAGGATATCTCTGATTGCACCACTTAGCAATGAAATAGTGATCATGTAAGGAGATTGCAATGCAGTGTCAACCAACTCAATGCAATGTGTCCAGCAATGGTTATTGAGCTCACACTAGAGGTACCTCATCTTGCACTCACTCTCTGAACAACAAACCATCATTGACAGTGATTTTTCCAACTGCACAGGTGGTGGCCATGGTGGCCTTTGCTTTACCAGAGTCCAACCACAACTTAATAGCGTCCAGAAACTGAAGCATTCTTGACTTCTTTCAGAAAACAAGTTGTCCTGGCTAGTGGACAGCCAAGGCATTACTGAGTTTGGCTTAGTCATTATTTCAAGCAACATGCAATCCTCAGGAACAACAATGGCAACCACAACTGGAGCAACACCAATCGATTGAGGATAGTAGCAGCTGGTGATGTACCTGATTGCTTTACTCTCGGATATGCAATCCTTGTGAATGCCGAGTGGGAAGGCTGTTGAGCATAAAGCTGGAGTGATGTAGCGGTTCAGGCATTGCGTCGAACATGTTGCGGGCGAGATTCTGGTCACCTCAGCTTCTACACCCAGAGCGCCATGAGCAAGCAGTCGGCGACGAACTCCATGTACTGGCTCGTGAGGGCGCCGTTCATGCTGACGAGCGCGACAGGAAATGCGTCGTGGATGAACTTGTGCTCGATTGCGACGGCGTCGACGACGATGTCGCGGGTGCGGGCCTCTTCCAGCTTGCATTGGTCGGTGGAGGCGACATCGCCAGCGGTGCCCAAGAGGATGGAGCCGATTGCGGCATCTGGCACGGGTGCAAGGAAGAAGGTGCGGAGGCGAAGCTGCCtggcggcagcgacggcggctTCGTCGTGGAGGCGGTCGAGCTCGTCCATGAGGTGGt
This window contains:
- the LOC120691885 gene encoding E3 ubiquitin-protein ligase RNF167-like; the encoded protein is MLAVTVSQVVALLSSALSGGGMEVGTKVAADGERWRHRGGHDRAAGYCCVCISACRDGEEIRSLPCGHAFHRDCVDRWLARCRRTCPLCRLHVGGGAVGLAGEEQHQLSEDLVIWFSSLFVSGL